The nucleotide sequence GTTTTTTTGGAAGGGAAGTTCAGCGATTGCAAAGGGGGCAGGATGAGGTTATTGTTTGGGTTAGATATGATGAAACAGGCCGCACCTCTATAGGTGAACTGGAAAGGATGCGTATTAGAACGGCAGATGGGGGTGAATTCCCACTCAGGGAGGTTGCTATGCTTGAAGAGCGTGAAGGGCTTACATCCATAAATCACCGCGACGGGAGAAGGGCTATAACAGTGGAAGCAGATGTTGTGCATAGGGGAGTATCTGTACCTGAAGTTAATGATAGGGTATCCAATCAAATTTTGCCTGAGATAAAAGCAAGGTATCCCGGAATTGACTATAGTATGGAGGGACAGTCTAGAGAGTTTGGGAGGACCTTAGACTCTATTGTTGTTGTTCTGCCAGCGGTGGTTATTCTTATGGCAGCGATTTTGGTGTTTACCTTTAGGTCATTTGGACAAACTTTTGCTCTTGTGTTTATTACCCCTTTCTCTTTTATAGGTGCTGCATGGGGGCACTGGGTGCATGGAATCCCCTTTAGCTTATTCTCTGGTTTGGGCGTAATTGCCTTAATAGGTATAATGCTTAATGATGGGCTGGTATTTATAAATAATTATAATGCAAGACTTAAAGAAGGAGGTAATTTGCTTAAAGCCCTTATTCAAACAGGCAAAGATAGGTTCAGGCCCATTTTTCTCACTACCATTACCACTGTAGCTGGATTGACTCCTTTAATTATGAACCCAAGTTTACAAGCGCAGTTCCTTAACCCCATGGCTGTTTCTGTAGCCTATGGACTGTTAGTTGGTTCTTTTCTCACACTTACCATGCTCCCTGTTCTGATTATCTTGATCTGCAAGCTTAGAAGTGGCTGGCACTGGATTGTCACTGGGCAAAAAGAAAAACCAGAAAACTTGGAGCCTGCTATTAAAGAAATCAAAAATAGATTTGATGATGAGAAATAAGATTTTTTTAGTGATATTATTTCTAAGTATCGTTTCGCAATATGTGTCGCATGCCGAAGAAAACGATTCTTTAAGTCTAGAGCAAGCTGTTGCCATTGCGCTGCATAATAACTATAATATTTTGATTGCCAGAAATGAAGCAGAAATCTCCCGAAATAATGCACATCCCGGTAATGCTGGCTTGCTTCCTGCTATTTCATTAAGTGGGGGATATAACCTTGCGGTGGAGGATACGGAAATTGAGTTTCTTGGCGACATACCACCGGTAGATCAACGCGGTGTAAGAACGGATACTTACAATGGCTCTATAGGCTTGAACTATCTGCTTTTTGACGGACTGGGAAACTTTAGGAATTTTCAACGCCTTAGGCTTCTTGGCGAGTCTGGTAAGGTTCAATCTGTTATGGAAATAGAAAACACGATTTTACAGGTCGTTTCTCAGTTTCTTGAAGCTGCTCGACTGCAGGCAGTTTATCGTGCCGATCAAATGGCGCTTGATATTTCCTCTGAAAGATATGAGCGGGTCCGTACTTCTTATGAATTTGGAGGAGCCAATAGACTGGATGTTTTAAACGCAGAGGTCGATTTAAGTACAGACAGTGTTAATACTGCTGTTTCAAGAATAAATTATAGAACCGCTATACGAAACTTTAATGTACTTCTAGGTTATCCAGCCAACCGTAACACAGATATCCGAGGACAGGTGTCAATAGCAAAGAA is from Cytophagaceae bacterium ABcell3 and encodes:
- a CDS encoding TolC family protein, which produces MMRNKIFLVILFLSIVSQYVSHAEENDSLSLEQAVAIALHNNYNILIARNEAEISRNNAHPGNAGLLPAISLSGGYNLAVEDTEIEFLGDIPPVDQRGVRTDTYNGSIGLNYLLFDGLGNFRNFQRLRLLGESGKVQSVMEIENTILQVVSQFLEAARLQAVYRADQMALDISSERYERVRTSYEFGGANRLDVLNAEVDLSTDSVNTAVSRINYRTAIRNFNVLLGYPANRNTDIRGQVSIAKNLDEEELMDHTMRRNSALRMADQNLMVTEADARIAQAGRWPRIELNTSYGINRTEAEAGFLLFQQTIGFNGGINASFNLFNGRQQAIQQQNAQVNLENARKNRELVRLQTAAELSNAWDQYINGLQLLDLEERNLEIARINFEVTEEQFRLGQVTGTQFREAQLNLIRAETRISETRFQAKQAETELLRLAGLLETE